GGGAACGAGCCAAACAGCGTCAGAAACCGACGCTGGCCTGCACGAAAAACGTACGCGGCGCGCCGACATACATCCCCGAGTTGTTGTCGCTGGAGCGGGTGAAGTACTGCTTGTCGAAGATGTTTTTCACCCCGGCGCCGAGCTTCAGGTTCGACAGCTGCGCACCGAAGTCATAGCCGCCGCGCACGTTCCAGGTCACGTAGCCCGGGATGTCGCCGTACTGACCGTCTGCCGTGCCTTCGGTGATGTAGTTGTTGCTGAAGCTGCCGTCGGCATTCACGCCGGTGCCCGGTGAGCGCTGCTTGGACTGGGCGAAACCGTCGATGTTGTAGGTCCAGCGGTTGATGTCGTAACGCAGGCCGACGGTCGCCACCTGACGCGAATAGAACGGCAGGTCGCGGCCCTTGAAGCCTGGAATCTCGCCTTCATACGTGGCACGGGTGTAGGTGAAACCGGCGTTGGCAGTCAGGCCATCGAGACGCGGATCGAGCGCCGCCATGTCGTAGTGCACCGACGCCTCTATGCCCTGGTGCTTGGTGGCGCCGAGGTTGGTCCAGCCCACATCGTTGCTGATGTATTGCAGTTCGTCGTCGAAGTCGATGTAGAACAGCGTCACTTCACCGCCCCACACGTCATCGTTGTAGCGGGTGCCGATCTCGTAGGTCTTGGCTTTCTCGGGCTCCAGACCATTGGCGGTCTGGTCACCCGAACCGCCCTGCCCCAGCTGGAAATACTGCAGGCTGCCGAACGAGGTTTCGTAGTTGGCAAACAGCTTCCACGCATCCGACAGGTGATACATCACGCTCAGCGCCGGCAGCGGTTCGTTGCTCTCGATGCTGCGGTTTTTCTCCGGCACGCGTTTGCCGGCGGTGTCGAGCACGGCGCGGTCATGCCAATCGGTGTTGATGTGCTCGAAGCGAATGCCCGGGGTGATGGTCCAGTTGCCGACGTCGATCTTGTTGTCGACGTAGACCGAGTTGGCCTCGGTGCCGCCGGTTCGGTCCTGGAACACATGGCCGTCGGACGTCTTGGTGACCACCGGCTCATTGTTGACCAGCGCCAGACGGCTCGACTGCTCGTGCATGGCCTCTCTCAGGTAGCGATAACCGACGCTGACTTCCTGAGTGGTCGGGCCGACATCGAATACCCGCGAGACGCGGGGTTCGATGCCCAGCGTGTAGTAGGAGCGCGGATACGAACTCAGGGTTTTCTGGTCGCGGGCGGCGATGGTGCTGCCACGGAAGCTGTCGGTGTAATAGGTCAGCACTTCGGCCTGGGTGCGCTCGTCGATCTGGCGGATCCACTTGAACGACACATCCTTGCGGCGACCGCTGAAGTTGTCGTAGTCACGCACCGAGTCGTACGGCTTGTCATCGTACTGCTTCTGCGTCAGGCCGCCGGGCATGTCGGCGCTGGCGTCGTAGTAGTGAAAATTGAGACTGAAATCGTCCTGATCGGTCGGCGCCCAGTGGGTCTTGAGCAGCACGTCGTCGATGTCGTTGCCGTTGTTGCGCTCGCGGTAACCGTTGCCGTTGACGCCGGAGTACAACAGCGCGACGCCCATGCCATTGTCGGCGGTGCCGC
This genomic window from Pseudomonas kribbensis contains:
- a CDS encoding TonB-dependent siderophore receptor, with the protein product MKNTTANNKKSPWLPLALALAVNAAMPLAFAADAIHIRAQPLGPALSELGQQTSLQVFFSPDLVAGKQAPAVDGNLSPEDALRQLLQGSGLNYQINEGSVTLSPAPTAAANGPLELGVTDIKVVGDWLGDADAAVVQNHPGARTVIRREAMVEQGAMNVSDVLKRVPGVQVQDSNGTGGSDISLNVGVRGLTSRLSPRSTVLIDGVPAAFAPYGQPQLSMAPISSGNLDSIDVVRGAGSVRYGPQNVGGVINFVTRAIPEKATGEIGTTLETTRYGGWKHIDTAFLGGTADNGMGVALLYSGVNGNGYRERNNGNDIDDVLLKTHWAPTDQDDFSLNFHYYDASADMPGGLTQKQYDDKPYDSVRDYDNFSGRRKDVSFKWIRQIDERTQAEVLTYYTDSFRGSTIAARDQKTLSSYPRSYYTLGIEPRVSRVFDVGPTTQEVSVGYRYLREAMHEQSSRLALVNNEPVVTKTSDGHVFQDRTGGTEANSVYVDNKIDVGNWTITPGIRFEHINTDWHDRAVLDTAGKRVPEKNRSIESNEPLPALSVMYHLSDAWKLFANYETSFGSLQYFQLGQGGSGDQTANGLEPEKAKTYEIGTRYNDDVWGGEVTLFYIDFDDELQYISNDVGWTNLGATKHQGIEASVHYDMAALDPRLDGLTANAGFTYTRATYEGEIPGFKGRDLPFYSRQVATVGLRYDINRWTYNIDGFAQSKQRSPGTGVNADGSFSNNYITEGTADGQYGDIPGYVTWNVRGGYDFGAQLSNLKLGAGVKNIFDKQYFTRSSDNNSGMYVGAPRTFFVQASVGF